ctcagcacggAAAAGCCCTTtttgcctggtgtggtggcacaggcgcttgggaggcaaaggcaggcagatctcagtgagtttgaggccagcctggtctacaaagcaagcccagaacAACCAGAGCTATTACATGTAAAgcctgacttgaaaaaaaaaataattaaattaaaagaaaagaaaaaaagctgggcggtggtgatgcacgcctttagtcccagtgtttgcgaggcagagacaggaggatctgtgagttcaaggttagtctggtctacacagtgagtccaggacaggacagccagtgctacacagaaaccctgcctccaaaaaaagaaaaaaaaacaaaaacaaaaaaaaaacaaaaagcaaccctGACGATCTGAGCTCAATTCCTGCAAAATGTGCCCTAACTTCCACATGttacaacacagacacacatacacacatgtgcgcgtgcacacacacaccaaacaagcAACAAATGTGACACCAAAAACCTTTGAGATGGGGGGACAGGGTGCTCAGGCGAACATGAAGGATGTTTACCTGTCATTGGGAGAGATGGAGACCAGAGGCTTGAAGCAGCCTTGTAGGTAGATCTCTGCAGAAAAACCCGAGTCAGGCCACAGGAGTCCCCAGTGGCCTCATGTTGTCTCCTGACTGCTTCCCTTTCCGCAGGTACTTGAGGCTTTCCCACTGTCTTGTGCCCTCCAGGAAACCCACCTTCTGTTCCAGGCCTTGAGCCCAACTTTAACCCCCCGCAGCCTTCTCCAGCTTACCTCTCCAGGTCTCAATCTTGTGTTCTTCAATCTCATAGATCTGAAcctagaggcagaggtaggacTTTGGGGTCGGACACGAGCCCCTGGAACATCAGGCCTCCTGACCCCCCAGAACTTACCAGGGGTGACCTGTAGTAGCGGTGCAGGACGAGGATGAAGTCTGTGATGGTGAGCATGCCTGCGGGGTGGACAGGTTAGGCCTAAGGGCAAGGCTCATGGAGGACCCCATCCCGCCAGCATCCTTGCACAGTATAAGGTCCAACCTCTCCTCACCCACAAAGCTCTGCTTCTTGCTGTCCCACAGAGGGGCTGCCCTCACACCGTTGGCCACCATGGCGAAGAAAGCCTTCTTGATCTGAGGGGCAGGAAAGAATGAAGGGTGGGGGTAAGGACTGATAGCCACGCATCCTCTCACCTTGCTGTCCCCACCAGGGCCCTCTCATGGATCTTCTCCCTGAGTCTTCTCCACATGAGCCTTCCTCTTTCCCATCATGAGTCCACGTTTGCCACACAGATAAGGCTGTTTGTGCCCAGAGGCACTGAGGGACCATCCTGAGACACAGCAGGGTTTCCACATGGAGGTCATGTTCATATACACATGGTGGAGTTTTGCTCGTATAAATACTAGAAGTATATCCATTTCCTCACTAAATTTGATACCAACTTATTTTGATCCTTATCCTAAGCAAAACTACCTATATGTGCTGAATGTGCTttgctttcatcttttctttccttccttctcatctcttcttccctttccttagttctttcctcttctctcccatgctttcttttaatgtttctgtttgttttgttgtttggtttccaggctggcctggaacttgaggcCCTACCGCCTTAGCCAactcagtactgggattacaggcatgcaccactgcataCAAATCTTTTAACACACATCAAGATAAAGCAAAGCAgggctagacagatggctcagtggttaagagcactgtctgctcttccagagggcctgagttcaattcccagcaaccacttctactggtatctgatgccctcttctgtcatgaagGTGCATATACAGACTGAGTGTTCATGTACATAAGATATATAattcttgatttaaaaaagaTTAAGCAGAGCTATTAAAACAATATATTTCTTTGCAAAACACTGGAACCAGATTGTGTTCTGTGGATGGCACATATACCATGCTTTCAGCATTTAGGTGTCATGCCTTGTGCATGTAGGTGCCATGAGCACATAATCATCATCTGCCCTGCAGTAACAGTACTAAAGATGGAGTCAGTTTAGCCTAATGGAAGATCAGTAACCAGAGCACTTGCTATTTTTCTGTTGCCAGAACACGCTCCTCTTAGTCCTGGGTGACTCTGCAATGTCTTACACAGTTAAGAGAGTCCTCTTACTGTGTCCTGAGTTGTCCTAAGACTCCTTTGAAATAGGGGGGAGCAAGATTGTGATCCTCATTTTAGAGAAGACGGAGATAAAGTGACCAACCCCAAGTTTGGCGGATGCAAGATGACAGAGCTGTGATGGCAATTAGGGGATCCCCATGAAGCATGCTCTCTCCTGACATCTGTATGATGCTCAGAAGGAGTCCTAGAAAGGGACTTTCGGGGACTATGACTTGGCAAGACATCCAGGAGAATATGAGTGGTAGCTATAGAGGAGGGAGGCTGAGCCCTGAGCTCAAGCGGGTCCAAGCCAGGGTCTTACCTCCAGTGTGGTGTCAAAGATGACCAGTTTGGAGCTGGTGGCCATGGCATCATAGCACGTGTGTTCCTGCATGAAGTGCATATAGACCTGGGCTCCAGGCTTCTGCAGCTCATCATCCCAACTCAGGCTGAGAAGCGGGGCCTGTGGGGATGGACAAGGCCTCGGCCTGTCCTCTTCCAGACCTTCGAGCTCATAGTCCCAGGCCTCTGAGGCTGGGAACTCGATGGCCAGTTCTAGGTCACCTGTGCTGGAGCCCACTGCTGAGGCTGCACAGTTGGGCAAGAGGAGGTCCCACCCTGTGGGGGAGGTCTCCACTCCAGCCAAGGAAACAGCTTGAGCCAAGGGTGTGGCCTTTGGGAATGTGGCTTCCCGCCTGGTGGACTCAGCAGCTGGTCTGGACTGGGCACCTGTTGAGGGAAGAAGGCATGATGGAGGACAGTAACTTGGTCTTCCAAAGCACATTCTCTGTGCTTTCAGTGTCTGGCAGCACTGGGGCACGGGGATAGTGTCGAGCTCCAGAGTCCTAGCAGACAGTAACTCTTTCATCgttccaaggtgactgtgccGGACCTGAATGGGCAGCCTGGTTAAACCGCCTCTCATGTGGTGAGACTGAGGCCACGAGATGAGATTGGGTCTAATTCCATGTGATGGAGAGGTCTGAGGTCAGCCCCACTCTAGAATGCCTGCTGTCCCCCGTCACCATAACTGACCTTGGCCTTACCTTCGCCCAAACCTGGTGGCTCTGTCTCCTCTGTAGCCTCCTGCCTCATCCATCTGGAAGCCTTGACATCCTGAACGGCATGAGCTCTTTCTGAGCTGGCGGCCACAGCTGGTGATGGCCACGAGTTTTCTCCTTGTTCTAGAAAGTCCATctctggaaggaggaaagggaacccATTTGTTTAATAGGGAGTGATACAAGACCAAGCGCTATGTCGTTAGTGAGGGTACTGGAAGCTCTCAGAGCgattccccaccccacccccgacatagttttcattttctattCACAGGAACTTCCTGAGGCACATATTGTAAATAGGATTTAGCAGTGAGGGACCGGAAACTCAGAGAGGTTAAGCAATTTGCCACAAATCACACAGCTGGAAAGTAGTGTAAGGTCAGCCCTGGGGTTCAGATCTTCagcaaagaagaaaggggaggtcGGGGGCacacactgggaaaggaggagagagaaggcagagaggggAACGAGTTTCTCCTGAGAAAAGCCATGCTGGGGTTAAGGATTGGGGTTCAAAAAGGTGGGGGACAAGCAAGCTAAAGAGAAAAGGGTCGATACACAGGGAGCAGAACATCGCCCACCTTGACTCTCTGGACCTCCACTGTGGCTCTAGGTCAGGGTCTATAGGAGAGAATGTCTGAGTGTTGTGAAAATGCTTTCTGCCTTTAAAGTCCCTGGGCTGTCCCCTTTAAAAagcacacccacacaaacaccaTGTGTATACAGatatgcacaacacacacacttacacactccTGGCACACACAAAACCTCACACAGGCACGTACACACAGAATACGTATGTACACAGCACTGGCCTGCTCACACCCACAGAGTAGCGGACAGCAAGCACtcggaccacacacacacacacacacacacacacacacacacacacacacacacgcacgcacacagggCCACGAGCTTGCTGTCCTCCTCTGTCCCAGCGCCGGCCCCCTGGGACCCCGGTACCCCAGGCAGAGTGTGCTCCAGCTCGGGCTCCATGCGGCCAGCCTCAGTCCGCTAGCAAGTGCGCGACAGGGGTAGCACTATTCTGGGCCGGTCCTTGGCGGCCAGCCCTCCCGGATCGTGTTCTCTCGGATTGCGGagagggggggtgggggtgggggctcaaCCCGCAGCTGTTCTCGCGCTGCAGCGTGGGGGCGCTGCGGAGGTAGAACGCTCCTCTTCAAACCGAGAGTTCAGAGGAGGAAAATCGGCCACCTTCACGCTCTCTCTCCTCCACGCAAACTCCCCTAGCCAGGGTGGGATGATGTAGGGAAGGAGGTTGTGGGTGGTCCCGAGGAAGAGAAGCCGGGATATGTCTAGGCATTCCATCTTGGCTGCCGCCAACCTGCTCCCTTCTTAAGCGACAGACGAAAGATGGGGAAGGTGGGTCAGGCAGGTGACTGCTCGGCTGGTCATCACAAAGGTGAGAGATCGGATTGAGCCCTTGGGCtcacacgtgtgtgcacaggGAGCAACGCCTGAGCCGACCTGTAGTTGCAAGATGAGTGGGTGTGCAAGGGCCCAGCCCCTATCCCACCGTGAGTACTGACTCTGCATCTTTCTGTGCCAGAGGGGAACCCAGCCTGTCTCCAGCACGGCTCACCCCCTTCCTTGGCATTCCTTGGGCCTGAGTCAGAGTCCGAATGGGGAACGCTGACCCAGCTGCTCTGGCtttcctctccctgcccctcccttccccttgtcATTCCAGTCCCTTCCATCCAGACCCCCCTGGTCCTAGAGTGGACACTCAGGAATAAACGATTGCATTTCCTGTTGGGTTTATTGAATgtatttcctctcctccctcaaaGCACCTGCAACTGCCTCTAGGGACGGTGGAGGAGAACTGTGCCAGAGGGAGACTTTCCCTTTTCATGAGTGTCCCTGGGGCCTGGATCTGTTTTCAAATAGTGGACTTGTGAGGCCCAACAAATGGGGCCACCTCAAAGAATTGGGAAGTCATCAGCCTGTGCTCAATGGCCTAGGCATTACAGGGGACAGTCATACCCTGTATTTTGCTGAAACGTGACAATAATCCGCAGCTTGCCAGTGTGCAGTACTTTTCTTGCTAGCTGCTAGACAGTCTCTAACTAGTGctttgttttaggtttttaagTAGAATCGATTCCAAACAAAATTAGTTAGGGTAGAAATTCAGTTGCTGTAACAAAGGCCCAATTTAAGAATGCCTCGGGAGCTTGAGAGGTGGCTCAGTCGGTAGGAGCTCTTGGTGTGCAAGCAGACAGTCCTTAGTTcaagtccctggaacccacacaaaGAGCTAGATAGATGTGCTGGCTTTCTGTGGAGGTGTGGAAACAGGAGGCTCACTGGCTCTCCAGCCTGGTTTCCggttcagtgagaggctctgtctcaagaAGTATTAAGGTGTAGACTGATAAAGCAGGATACCCAAGGACTTCCTCTGGCTTTTGGGAATACGtgtgcataacacacacacacatacatacacacacatacacacacacacaccccacacgcATACATGAGAGAGAGAATCTTTCAAACAATAATGGTCTATAAAAAGTCTGTAGCTGAGAGGGTGGTTGTGAAACCATCAAAGCGTCTTCTAGCTTCTGCCCCTGCAGTAGCACTCCAGtcagaagaagggaaggggacaAAGGAAAGAGTCCACACATCTTCTAAGACCTGAAGTGGAAGTTGCCCTCTCACTTCCTCTCAGGTCGAACTGGCCAAATTTAGCCAGGATGCTTGAAGAGGCAGGGGCTGAGGATCTCAAGTCATTATTTTGGGCAGCCATTCCAGTTAAAATTCATTCAATTCTACCACTAAAAGGAAAGGCAACTAGACAGTAGGCCCATTTGGCAGTCTCCATTACATAATGTTTTCATTCCATCATCCAGGCATGGAAACGAACTCAGAGAAAACAGGCAGTGCTTTCCAAGGTCATCTGGCAAGCGAACAATCGTAATAGACGTTAATTGGGTCTGGATGATTCCCCAGGGGGACTTTTCATCACATCCAGCCAACATATTTTGGCCACCCAGGGGCCAGCAATCAAACGAGCTGAAAGATGTTTGCACATGGAAGGACAGCTCTGCCCTGAGGAGGATGCAAAGGTTGCATGGCACAGTGCCTGGGGGACCAGTTCTCTGTGTATGATGAAGTCAGGGAAGCCTTTCTGGAGGAGGAGGTCCTGTGTGGAACACGGGGAACATCGAGGAGAAGGCAGTGGCGCGAGTCAAGCCCGCTCTGGATCTGTGAAGGGGATGTGAGGCATGCTGGGAGAATTGGGGGCGGCCCTTCCAGGTCCACTGCATCACATGCCTTTGG
Above is a window of Meriones unguiculatus strain TT.TT164.6M chromosome 15, Bangor_MerUng_6.1, whole genome shotgun sequence DNA encoding:
- the Prkag3 gene encoding 5'-AMP-activated protein kinase subunit gamma-3 yields the protein MDFLEQGENSWPSPAVAASSERAHAVQDVKASRWMRQEATEETEPPGLGEGAQSRPAAESTRREATFPKATPLAQAVSLAGVETSPTGWDLLLPNCAASAVGSSTGDLELAIEFPASEAWDYELEGLEEDRPRPCPSPQAPLLSLSWDDELQKPGAQVYMHFMQEHTCYDAMATSSKLVIFDTTLEIKKAFFAMVANGVRAAPLWDSKKQSFVGMLTITDFILVLHRYYRSPLVQIYEIEEHKIETWREIYLQGCFKPLVSISPNDSLFEAVYALIKNRIHRLPVLDPVSGTVLYILTHKRLLKFLHIFGALLPRPSFLYRTIQDLGIGTFRDLAVVLETAPVLTALDIFVDRRVSALPVVNESGQVVGLYSRFDVIHLAAQQTYNHLDMSVGEALRQRTLCLEGVLSCQPHESLGEVIDRIAREQVHRLVLVDETQHLLGVVSLSDILQALVLSPAGIDALSA